One window of Mus caroli chromosome 11, CAROLI_EIJ_v1.1, whole genome shotgun sequence genomic DNA carries:
- the Spaca3 gene encoding sperm acrosome membrane-associated protein 3: MEARSRAPRRQLCPPGITWLALAYLLSCLLASSKAKVFSRCELAKEMHDFGLDGYRGYNLADWVCLAYYTSGFNTNAVDHEADGSTNNGIFQISSRRWCRTLASNGPNLCRIYCTDLLNNDLKDSIVCAMKIVQEPLGLGYWEAWRHHCQGRDLSDWVDGCDF; encoded by the exons ATGGAAGCTAGGAGCCGGGCTCCCAGAAGACAGCTGTGCCCGCCTGGGATCACTTGGCTGGCCCTGGCCTATCTGCTCAGCTGCCTGCTTGCCTCCAGCAAGGCCAAGGTCTTCAGTCGCTGTGAGCTGGCCAAAGAGATGCATGACTTCGGTCTGGATGGCTACCGGGGTTATAAcctggctgact GGGTCTGCCTTGCTTACTACACAAGTGGCTTCAACACGAATGCTGTGGATCATGAAGCTGATGGAAGCACCAACAATGGCATCTTCCAGATCAGTAGCCGGAGGTGGTGCAGAACCCTCGCCTCGAATGGCCCCAATCTTTGCAGGATATACTGCACTG ATTTGTTGAACAATGATCTCAAAGATTCTATCGTCTGTGCCATGAAGATAGTTCAAGAACCCCTGGGTCTGGGCTATTG GGAAGCCTGGAGGCACCACTGCCAGGGCAGGGACCTCAGTGACTGGGTGGACGGCTGTGACTTCTAG